A part of Aegilops tauschii subsp. strangulata cultivar AL8/78 chromosome 2, Aet v6.0, whole genome shotgun sequence genomic DNA contains:
- the LOC109758359 gene encoding ABC transporter C family member 4 → MCHTTDAAPAAAAMPPPSSAAPWWLATTACSPPPLSSASLPDRLAFLLLSPCPQRALLAALDLLFLLAALALSLRARLHHHYRARQDHHEQEPLLAKPARYRGRGLRHRIALGASSALAAASLLLLALAFLLLPARGDGEDGGDWAALQRAFLAAHLLAHLAAAGTVAAEKAGAAPARAHPPHLRAFWLATALLAALFSGSAAARFVASEPVLPDDPIAFAGLVLSLPLLYFAVDGSSGLAESAAATSTTEEEPSGASEAATSYATASWLSLATFSWINPLITKGYRAALGAQDVPQVAPSDTAEAAYALFVSNWPAAPAPGSKAGHPVITALLRSFWPQFLLTAALGVAHLSVMYIGPSLVDRFVQFVRRGGDMTDGLRLVGILLAGKAAETLASHHYEFQGQKLGMRIHAALLAVVYRKSLRLSTGARRAHGAGTIVNYMEVDAEEVSNVTHELHNLWLMPLQIAVALALLYTHLGPSVLTAVAAIAVVTVVVALANRRNMEYQFKFLGKRDERMKAITELLNYMRVIKLQAWEETFGSKISELREAELGWLAKSMYFMCANTIVLWSGPLAMTVLVFGTCVLTGVKLDAGKVFTATAFFRMLDGPMQSFPEAIAAVTQATVSLGRLDRYLLDAELADTTVEHVLDTDTGPDRVVVEVHDGMFAWDVRGKKESAKEEEENDDSEGEEDERIVEEAPVLETVLKGINMKVRKGELAAVVGMVGSGKSSLLSCIMGEMDKVSGKVRVCGSTAYVAQTAWIQNGTIQENILFGQPVDAERYKEVTRSCCLQKDLEMMEFGDQTEIGERGINLSGGQKQRIQLARAVYQNCDVYLLDDVFSAVDAHTGSYIFKECLRGMLKGKTILLVTHQVDFLHNVDNIFVMKDGMIAQSGKFDELLEAGSGFSALVAAHDSSMELVEHNRQVEKTEHSQPAVVRIPSLRSRSIGKGEKVIVAPEIEAATSKIIQEEERESGQVSWRVYKLYMTEAWGWWGVVGIFGLSLVWQASDMASDYWLSYETSGVIPFNPSLFIGVYVAIAGVSMVLQVIKTFLETVMGLQTAQIFFRKMFDSILHAPMSFFDTTPSGRILSRASSDQTTIDVVLAFFVGLTISMYISVLSTIVVTCQVAWPSVIAVIPLLLLNIWYRNRYLATSRELTRLEGVTKAPVIDHFTETVVGATTIRCFKKENEFFQENLERINSSLRMYFHNYAANEWLGFRLELIGTLVLSITAFLMISLPSNFIKKEFVGMSLSYGLSLNSLVYFAISISCMLENDMVAVERVNQFSTLPSEAAWRKEDHLPPNWPTHGDIDISDLKVRYRPNTPLILKGINVSIRGGEKIGVVGRTGSGKSTLIQALFRLVEPAEGKMIIDGVDLCALGLHDLRSRFGIIPQEPVLFEGTIRSNIDPVGQYSDAEIWLALERCQLKDVVASKAEKLDALVADSGENWSVGQRQLLCLGRVILKQNQILFMDEATASVDSQTDATIQKITREQFSSCTIISIAHRIPTVMDCDRVLVLDAGLVKEFDAPSRLLEQPESLFGAMVQEYADRSSNL, encoded by the exons ATGTGCCACACCACTgacgccgcccccgccgccgccgccatgccgCCCCCCTCCTCCGCTGCCCCGTGGTGGCTGGCCACCACGGCCTGCTCCCCGCCACCCTTGTCCTCCGCCTCCCTCCCCGACCGCctcgccttcctcctcctctccccgtGCCCGCAGCGCGCGCTCCTCGCCGCCctcgacctcctcttcctcctcgccgccctcgccctctccctccgcgcccgCCTCCACCACCACTACCGCGCGCGCCAGGATCACCATGAGCAGGAGCCCCTGCTCGCCAAGCCGGCACGGTACCGCGGGAGGGGATTACGCCACAGGATCGCGCTCGGGGCCTCCTCCGCGCTCGCCGCCGCGTCGCTCCTGCTCCTCGCGCTCGCCTTCCTGCTGCTCCCCGCGCGCGGGGATGGCGAGGACGGGGGCGACTGGGCCGCGCTCCAGCGCGCCTTCCTCGCGGCGCACCTCCTCGCGCACCTCGCCGCCGCGGGGACCGTCGCGGCGGAGAAGGCGGGGGCCGCCCCGGCGCGCGCCCACCCGCCGCACCTCCGCGCCTTCTGGCTCGCCACGGCCCTGCTCGCCGCGCTCTTCTCCGGCTCCGCGGCCGCGCGCTTCGTCGCAAGcgagcccgtcctccccgacGACCCCATCGCGTTCGCCGGGCTTGTCCTCTCGCTTCCTCTGCTCTACTTCGCGGTCGACGGCTCCAGCGGCCTCGCTGAATCAGCCGCGGCGACGTCTACTACCGAGGAGGAACCAAGCGGTGCCTCTGAGGCGGCCACGTCCTACGCCACGGCGTCGTGGCTCTCGCTGGCGACCTTCAGCTGGATCAACCCGCTCATCACCAAGGGCTACAGGGCGGCTCTCGGCGCCCAAGACGTCCCGCAAGTGGCACCGTCCGATACGGCCGAGGCAGCGTACGCTCTGTTCGTGTCCAACTGGCCGGCGGCCCCCGCGCCGGGGTCCAAGGCCGGGCACCCGGTGATCACCGCGCTGCTGCGGTCCTTCTGGCCGCAGTTCCTGCTCACCGCCGCGCTGGGCGTGGCGCACCTGTCGGTCATGTACATCGGCCCGTCGCTCGTGGACAGGTTCGTCCAGTTCGTTCGCCGCGGCGGAGACATGACGGACGGGCTGCGGCTGGTCGGCATCCTCCTCGCCGGCAAGGCCGCTGAGACTCTCGCGTCGCACCACTACGAGTTCCAGGGGCAGAAGCTGGGCATGCGCATCCATGCTGCTCTGCTCGCCGTGGTGTACCGCAAGTCGCTGCGGCTGTCCACGGGCGCGCGGCGAGCTCACGGCGCCGGCACCATCGTGAACTACATGGAGGTGGATGCCGAGGAGGTGTCCAATGTCACGCACGAGCTCCACAACCTGTGGCTGATGCCGCTGCAGATCGCCGTGGCCCTCGCCCTGCTCTACACCCACCTCGGCCCATCCgtgctcaccgcggtcgccgcgATCGCTGTGGTCACCGTGGTCGTGGCCCTCGCCAACCGGCGCAACATGGAGTACCAGTTCAAGTTCCTCGGCAAGCGCGATGAGCGCATGAAGGCCATCACCGAGTTGCTCAACTACATGCGCGTGATCAAGCTGCAGGCATGGGAGGAGACGTTTGGTTCCAAGATTAGTGAGCTCAGGGAGGCCGAGCTTGGGTGGCTGGCCAAGTCAATGTACTTCATGTGCGCCAACACCATCGTGCTCTGGAGCGGCCCGCTTGCCATGACTGTGCTCGTGTTCGGCACCTGCGTGCTGACAGGTGTCAAGCTCGACGCTGGCAAGGTGTTCACAGCCACTGCGTTCTTTCGAATGCTCGATGGACCTATGCAGAGCTTCCCGGAGGCGATCGCCGCTGTGACACAGGCGACCGTGTCCCTTGGAAGGCTTGACAGGTACCTGCTTGATGCAGAGCTCGCTGACACTACAGTGGAGCATGTCCTCGACACTGATACTGGCCCGGACCGAGTGGTCGTGGAGGTGCACGATGGCATGTTCGCGTGGGACGTGAGGGGCAAGAAGGAGAGTgcaaaggaagaagaggaaaatGATGACAGTGAAGGTGAGGAGGATGAGAGAATTGTGGAGGAGGCACCAGTGCTAGAGACAGTGCTGAAGGGGATTAATATGAAGGTGAGGAAAGGCGAGCTTGCGGCGGTGGTTGGAATGGTCGGGTCCGGCAAGTCGTCACTGCTGTCCTGCATTATGGGGGAGATGGACAAGGTCTCAGGCAAA GTAAGGGTATGTGGTAGCACTGCATATGTTGCACAGACAGCTTGGATCCAAAATGGGACCATTCAAGAGAATATCTTATTCGGGCAGCCAGTGGATGCTGAAAGATACAAAGAGGTTACACGATCTTGCTGTCTGCAAAAGGATTTGGAAATGATGGAATTTGGTGACCAGACTGAAATAGGAGAGAGAGGGATCAATCTCAGTGGCGGGCAGAAACAGCGCATTCAGCTTGCCAGAGCAGTTTATCAGAATTGTGATGTATATCTCCTTGATGATGTCTTCAGTGCTGTTGATGCGCACACTGGTTCATATATCTTTAAG GAATGTCTAAGGGGCATGCTCAAGGGAAAGACCATCTTGCTTGTTACTCACCAAGTGGATTTCTTGCATAATGTGGACAACATATTT GTCATGAAAGATGGTATGATTGCACAGTCAGGAAAGTTTGACGAGTTACTAGAAGCAGGCTCAGGTTTTTCAGCTCTTGTTGCTGCTCATGATAGTTCGATGGAACTGGTGGAACACAATCGACAAGTAGAGAAGACTGAACATTCTCAGCCTGCAGTAGTCAGGATCCCGTCTCTTCGCTCTAGATCCATTGGAAAAGGTGAGAAGGTGATCGTTGCACCAGAAATAGAAGCAGCTACTTCTAAGATTATAcaagaagaggaaagagagagtgGCCAAGTAAGTTGGCGTGTGTACAAGTTATACATGACAGAGGCTTGGGGTTGGTGGGGAGTTGTGGGCATATTTGGATTATCATTGGTGTGGCAAGCTTCTGATATGGCTAGTGACTATTGGCTGTCATATGAAACATCCGGCGTCATTCCCTTTAATCCTTCACTGTTTATCGGAGTGTATGTTGCCATAGCTGGTGTTTCAATGGTACTTCAAGTAATCAAGACTTTTCTTGAGACGGTCATGGGACTTCAAACAGCTCAGATCTTTTTCAGGAAGATGTTTGACAGCATTTTGCATGCCCCAATGTCATTCTTTGACACCACTCCTTCAGGAAGAATTCTTAGTCGG GCATCATCTGACCAAACAACGATCGATGTTGTGCTGGCATTTTTCGTTGGCCTGACAATTTCAATGTACATTTCAGTATTGAGCACCATAGTTGTTACTTGTCAGGTTGCCTGGCCATCAGTTATAGCTGTAATTCCGCTTCTGCTATTGAACATTTGGTACAGG AATCGCTATCTTGCAACTTCTCGGGAGCTAACTCGACTTGAAGGAGTAACCAAGGCACCGGTTATCGATCACTTTACTGAGACCGTTGTAGGTGCTACAACCATACGATGTTTTAAGAAGGAAAATGAATTTTTCCAGGAGAATTTAGAAAGAATCAATTCAAGTTTGCGCATGTACTTCCACAATTATGCGGCAAACGAGTGGCTTGGGTTCCGCCTGGAGCTTATTGGAACACTCGTATTGTCAATCACTGCTTTCCTGATGATCAGCTTGCCCAGCAATTTTATCAAGAAAG AATTTGTTGGCATGTCTCTTTCGTATGGCCTTTCCCTCAATTCTCTGGTGTACTTTGCAATATCGATCAGCTGTATGTTGGAAAACGACATGGTTGCTGTAGAGAGGGTAAATCAATTCAGCACTCTTCCTTCTGAGGCAGCATGGAGAAAAGAGGATCATCTTCCTCCAAATTGGCCCACACATGGAGATATTGACATCAGCGATCTAAAG GTTAGGTATCGACCAAATACACCTCTAATTCTGAAGGGCATTAATGTGAGCATTAGAGGTGGTGAAAAGATAGGAGTTGTCGGAAGGACAGGCAGTGGAAAATCGACTTTGATTCAAGCACTGTTCAGGCTTGTAGAACCTGCAGAGGGGAAGATGATCATTGATGGAGTAGACCTATGTGCATTGGGTCTGCATGATCTTAGGTCCCGTTTCGGCATAATTCCCCAGGAGCCAGTTCTCTTTGAAGGGACGATTCGAAGTAACATTGATCCTGTTGGGCAGTATTCAGATGCTGAAATATGGCTG GCTCTGGAGCGTTGCCAACTGAAAGATGTGGTAGCTTCAAAAGCTGAAAAGCTCGATGCTCTAG TGGCTGATAGTGGGGAGAACTGGAGTGTAGGCCAAAGACAGCTTCTGTGCCTTGGCCGTGTGATATTGAAGCAGAACCAAATCTTATTTATGGACGAGGCAACTGCTTCAGTTGATTCGCAAACCGACGCCACGATTCAGAAGATCACACGAGAACAATTCTCGTCATGTACAATTATCAGCATTGCACACAGGATACCGACAGTCATGGACTGTGATAGAGTTTTGGTTCTGGACGCAG GTCTGGTAAAGGAATTTGATGCGCCATCGAGGTTGCTCGAACAACCGGAATCCCTCTTCGGGGCGATGGTCCAGGAGTATGCCGACCGCTCGTCCAACCTCTAG